Proteins encoded by one window of Fischerella sp. PCC 9605:
- a CDS encoding glycosyltransferase — protein MQKPVLTIFYQFNPWNTTIGGIQTLINIFIKYAPTEFDVRLVGTECDPNQPAGKWQKAEYAGKAIYFLPLFTLQNDNVRSAVPTTLKYTVALLGRCYASDFMHFHRLEPTLATLNWQGEKTLFVHNDIQTQMQAAGDQNAILWRKFPAAYFALEKFLIGQFSQILSCNSNSTELYRQRYPEIARRISNIKNSYDSEIFYPVSQQERETSRQKLASRMCLDGETRFVLFAGRLHPQKDPILLVRAFAALNKPKVHLLIAGDGELATEVGREIEQLGLSSRVTMLGPVAQAELAKLHRLCSAFILSSAYEGLPLVALEALASGTPVVTTKCGETPKLLAADSGVVCEQRTPTSIANALRQVLQHPENYPADACVRTVQPYAARTVVNEIYQQMWQSWEQRLKKDVNSIHRTYW, from the coding sequence ATGCAGAAGCCTGTTCTGACTATTTTTTACCAGTTCAATCCTTGGAACACGACTATTGGTGGAATTCAGACACTGATAAATATTTTTATCAAGTACGCTCCCACCGAGTTTGATGTACGGCTCGTAGGAACAGAATGCGATCCCAACCAACCCGCAGGTAAATGGCAAAAAGCAGAATACGCAGGTAAGGCAATTTATTTCCTGCCTTTATTTACTTTGCAGAATGATAACGTTAGGAGTGCAGTGCCTACTACACTCAAGTACACAGTTGCTTTGCTTGGGCGTTGCTATGCCTCAGACTTCATGCACTTTCATCGCTTGGAGCCAACTTTAGCAACCCTGAACTGGCAGGGAGAGAAAACTCTGTTTGTTCACAATGATATTCAAACGCAAATGCAAGCTGCGGGCGATCAAAATGCGATACTGTGGCGAAAATTTCCAGCAGCATATTTTGCTTTGGAAAAGTTTTTGATTGGGCAGTTTAGCCAAATTCTGTCATGCAATAGTAATTCCACAGAATTATATCGACAGCGTTATCCAGAGATAGCAAGGCGTATCTCTAACATTAAAAATTCATACGATAGCGAGATTTTTTATCCGGTAAGTCAACAAGAGCGCGAAACTTCCAGACAGAAGCTGGCATCTCGAATGTGTTTGGATGGGGAAACACGTTTTGTCTTGTTTGCAGGTCGGTTGCATCCACAGAAAGATCCAATTCTGCTGGTACGCGCTTTTGCAGCTTTGAACAAACCAAAAGTTCACTTACTGATAGCAGGTGATGGGGAGTTAGCCACAGAAGTAGGTAGAGAAATTGAGCAGTTGGGATTATCTAGTCGGGTGACGATGCTTGGGCCTGTTGCTCAAGCCGAACTCGCAAAGTTGCATCGTCTTTGCAGTGCCTTTATTCTCAGCAGTGCATACGAAGGTCTACCCCTGGTAGCGCTAGAGGCACTTGCCAGTGGAACTCCAGTAGTAACAACTAAATGTGGTGAAACGCCAAAACTGCTTGCTGCTGACAGTGGAGTTGTTTGTGAACAAAGAACGCCAACATCTATAGCCAATGCTTTACGCCAAGTATTGCAGCATCCAGAAAATTATCCCGCCGACGCTTGTGTGCGGACTGTACAACCCTATGCCGCACGCACTGTTGTCAATGAAATCTACCAGCAAATGTGGCAAAGCTGGGAACAGCGACTCAAAAAGGATGTGAACAGTATTCATAGAACCTATTGGTAG
- the mscL gene encoding large conductance mechanosensitive channel protein MscL, whose protein sequence is MAVGRNGRRVSGFVRDFQEFALKGNVMDLAIGVVIGAAFGKIVTSMTEDIIMPAISLPFGNVQKASWRQITIPPGAEGGIKIGSFLGTVIDFLIIALVLYLVIRAIARFKRKEEMAPPAPTEKECPYCLEKVPIAATRCRACTSELAPTVERL, encoded by the coding sequence ATGGCTGTAGGACGTAACGGTAGAAGAGTAAGTGGATTCGTACGAGATTTTCAGGAATTTGCTCTTAAGGGCAATGTGATGGATCTGGCTATTGGGGTGGTGATCGGTGCAGCTTTCGGTAAAATCGTCACCTCCATGACTGAAGACATTATTATGCCAGCCATTAGTCTCCCCTTTGGAAATGTCCAAAAAGCTAGTTGGCGTCAAATCACCATTCCTCCTGGTGCAGAGGGCGGTATTAAGATAGGCAGTTTTTTGGGTACAGTCATTGATTTTCTGATTATTGCGTTGGTTCTGTACTTAGTGATTCGGGCGATCGCTAGATTCAAACGCAAAGAAGAAATGGCTCCTCCTGCACCCACCGAAAAAGAATGTCCATATTGTCTCGAAAAAGTTCCTATCGCTGCTACTCGTTGTCGTGCTTGCACTTCCGAATTAGCACCCACAGTTGAAAGACTGTAA
- a CDS encoding A/G-specific adenine glycosylase, with amino-acid sequence MELDEAKLKWFRRQLLAWAKLHRRQFPWRSTKDPYAILVAEFLLQKTNAPLVVPLYQVFMEKFPTASALATAPVEQVADLLRPLGLSFRAERLHHSAQLIMEQYGGKIPQNEADLLKLPGVGKYIARSVCANAFGQHKAVIDTNVARILERFFGLEGGRVKSRSRLLWEASEQAAPKTQVGAWNLTLFDFGATVCTARNPRCFECPLRQQCNYLANAEERRVF; translated from the coding sequence ATGGAACTTGATGAAGCCAAACTCAAATGGTTTCGCCGCCAGTTGCTAGCTTGGGCAAAGCTGCACCGCAGGCAGTTTCCTTGGCGTAGCACGAAAGATCCCTATGCCATCTTGGTGGCTGAGTTTCTGCTGCAAAAGACTAATGCGCCTTTAGTTGTTCCTCTGTACCAGGTGTTTATGGAGAAATTTCCCACTGCCAGCGCCTTAGCAACAGCACCAGTTGAACAGGTAGCCGACTTATTACGGCCCTTGGGCCTTTCCTTTCGAGCCGAAAGACTGCATCATTCAGCACAACTGATTATGGAACAATACGGTGGGAAAATCCCTCAAAATGAAGCGGATCTGCTCAAATTGCCAGGTGTGGGTAAATACATAGCACGGTCGGTCTGTGCCAATGCCTTTGGACAGCACAAAGCTGTAATTGATACCAATGTTGCTCGGATTTTGGAGCGGTTTTTTGGATTAGAGGGTGGTCGGGTAAAGTCTCGTTCTCGCTTGCTTTGGGAAGCCTCGGAGCAAGCAGCCCCTAAGACACAAGTAGGAGCTTGGAATTTGACGCTTTTTGACTTCGGAGCGACAGTTTGCACAGCTAGAAACCCGCGCTGTTTTGAGTGTCCATTGCGACAGCAGTGTAATTATTTAGCTAACGCAGAGGAACGCAGAGTTTTTTGA
- a CDS encoding PrsW family intramembrane metalloprotease yields the protein MTDFSLLLWAAIPPLLLLIYYYGRVFTAPSLLRLLLFFAIGAISGFVALSLQFVVETQINSWASWRAIRRTLTGVVLRQLLEVGPIEEGCKLVAVVVPIWYFQRRYRLRPSTIFLFTIAVALGFTAQENWIYLFNDTASIFERAIGTPVHAMFSAPWGYALGLSVGLNINLRQSTPSIPKAWLNSVICHTLVNVLSSAWRYPEPLPLLSYGLFPFLLWMFWRLEQLLRKIQRKSVINLISGHIPQHRFWQRGLVLFALMLGGNAIFGLFLLIRSLSIFSPSQLFYPHTLWFILSRFLLNLMFGLVAWKIYDYLRQRGRSRYF from the coding sequence GTGACTGATTTCTCTTTACTGCTGTGGGCGGCGATACCTCCCCTGCTGCTTCTGATTTACTACTACGGGCGCGTTTTTACTGCTCCATCCCTGCTGCGGCTGCTGTTATTTTTTGCGATCGGGGCAATATCTGGTTTTGTCGCCCTCAGCCTACAATTCGTTGTCGAAACCCAAATCAACTCTTGGGCAAGCTGGCGGGCAATCAGACGCACACTCACAGGTGTTGTCCTGCGCCAACTGCTGGAGGTAGGCCCCATCGAAGAAGGTTGTAAATTAGTAGCAGTTGTAGTTCCTATTTGGTACTTTCAACGTAGGTATCGATTACGCCCCAGCACCATTTTCCTCTTCACCATAGCCGTTGCCCTTGGGTTTACTGCCCAAGAAAACTGGATTTATCTTTTCAACGACACGGCATCAATTTTTGAGCGGGCGATTGGCACACCAGTCCACGCCATGTTCTCTGCACCTTGGGGATATGCCCTAGGATTGTCTGTTGGATTAAACATTAACTTACGTCAATCCACCCCAAGTATTCCCAAAGCTTGGCTCAATTCTGTCATTTGCCATACTCTTGTAAATGTTTTATCTAGCGCTTGGCGTTATCCAGAACCATTACCTTTGCTCAGTTATGGTTTATTTCCATTTTTGTTGTGGATGTTCTGGCGACTAGAACAATTACTGCGGAAAATACAGAGAAAATCGGTGATTAACCTGATTAGTGGCCATATACCCCAGCACCGTTTTTGGCAGCGAGGTTTGGTACTGTTTGCTCTTATGCTGGGTGGTAATGCGATTTTTGGACTATTTTTATTGATAAGAAGTCTGAGTATTTTCAGCCCCTCACAACTTTTTTACCCTCATACTTTGTGGTTTATACTTAGCCGTTTCCTACTCAATCTGATGTTCGGACTAGTGGCATGGAAAATTTATGACTACTTGCGACAAAGAGGACGTAGCCGCTATTTTTAG
- a CDS encoding class I SAM-dependent methyltransferase, with protein sequence MNTAVNNTPGLSSRLINGVLAIKPLYNLAQHQAREMMIKRAEKIGVPWRNQVQALRSHNWESELAKVQNSQLNYPEYYVTSFHAYEKGNLSWDAALEVEVAAYAVHANIWPSAGAQGDAKLRQSYHDILKQQISKQPQEILDLGCSVGMSTFALQELYPQAKITGVDLSPYFLAVAQYRSQQHHHSINWVHAAAEATGLPDASFDLVSIFLVCHELPQSPTQQIFAEARRLLRPGGHLAIMDMNPKAEAYKKMPPYVLTLLKSTEPYLDEYFSLDIEQALVKGGFQTPSITSNSPRHRTVIAQVSD encoded by the coding sequence ATGAATACGGCTGTAAATAATACTCCGGGATTATCTTCGCGCTTGATTAATGGGGTACTGGCAATCAAGCCACTATATAACCTGGCTCAGCACCAAGCCCGTGAAATGATGATTAAACGGGCTGAAAAAATAGGAGTGCCTTGGAGAAACCAAGTACAGGCACTGCGATCGCATAATTGGGAAAGCGAACTAGCGAAAGTACAAAATTCGCAACTAAACTACCCAGAGTACTACGTCACTTCATTCCACGCCTACGAAAAAGGCAATCTCAGCTGGGATGCAGCCCTAGAAGTAGAAGTTGCTGCTTATGCCGTCCATGCTAATATTTGGCCTAGTGCGGGAGCGCAAGGTGATGCTAAGCTGCGTCAAAGTTACCACGATATCCTCAAACAGCAAATTTCCAAGCAACCTCAAGAGATCCTCGACTTAGGATGTAGTGTGGGTATGAGTACCTTTGCTCTGCAAGAACTTTATCCCCAGGCCAAAATCACGGGCGTAGATTTATCTCCCTACTTCTTAGCTGTTGCCCAGTATCGCTCCCAACAGCATCACCACAGCATCAATTGGGTTCACGCTGCTGCCGAGGCAACTGGATTACCAGATGCTTCCTTTGATTTAGTCTCAATTTTCTTGGTGTGTCACGAATTGCCCCAGTCTCCCACCCAGCAGATTTTTGCAGAAGCGCGGCGTTTACTGCGTCCAGGTGGGCATTTGGCAATTATGGACATGAACCCCAAAGCTGAAGCTTACAAGAAAATGCCTCCTTACGTTTTGACACTGCTCAAAAGCACCGAACCCTATTTAGATGAATACTTCAGCTTGGATATTGAACAAGCATTAGTAAAGGGGGGTTTTCAAACACCCAGCATCACTAGCAATAGTCCTCGTCACCGTACCGTTATTGCTCAGGTGAGTGACTGA
- a CDS encoding M1 family metallopeptidase — MSNSYFDTENNRYKSFELPGARPHYNPDRPGQVEHIFLDLNLNIHNQSIQGQCNITLLPIRNGIDRLTLDAVNLNIESVQVDEVPQKFDYDGQKLSIQLDSPTLIDRRIAIAIAYSLEKPQRGIYFIQPDKHYPHKPTQVWTQGEDEDSRFWFPCFDYPGQLSTSEIRVRVPKPFLAISNGELIATEADGDSKIYHWSQQQVHPTYLMTLAVGDFAEIRDEWNGKPVTYYVEKGREADAKRSMGKTPQMMEFLSEKYGYPYAYPKYAQVCVDDFIFGGMENTSATLLTDRCLLDEKAALDNRNTESLVVHELAHQWFGDLIVIKHWSHAWVKEGMASYSEVMWTEHEYGTDEAAYYRLLEARSYQAEDSSRYRRPMVTHVYREAIELYDRHIYEKGSCVYHMIRAELGEELFWKAMKTFVQDNAHKTVETIDLLRAIEKATGRNLLFLFDQYVYRGGHPDFKVAYSWDGDANLAKITVTQTQAKSDQNGSNSNLFDLRIPIGFGYKHAEKQNDASSELKIFKVRVHEREQSFYFPLEEKPQFVSFDVGNNFLKTVELEYPIPELKAQLECDPNPTSRIYAAEALAKKGGLEVLKALAASLQNDSFWGVRVEVAKQLAEIKLDQAFDALVVGLKDSNPHVRRAVAQALAKIKTYSSYKAVKALVEDGDASYYVEATAAHTIGAIAAANLEEKPKEEKVLKQLKTVLEEKAGWNEVVRSGAIAGLAELKTSEAALNLILEYTKLGVPQPLRLAAIRALGKVSVGQTPTNVERILERLKELAKETFFLTQLAVLTALGNMETAKAIAILQSLADQTADGRVRRYAEEEIAKVQKNIGTDSAVKQLREELDQLKQQNQELRSRLENLEAKSK; from the coding sequence ATGTCCAACTCTTATTTTGATACAGAAAATAACCGCTATAAATCTTTTGAGCTACCAGGGGCAAGACCACACTACAATCCCGATCGCCCTGGACAGGTTGAGCATATTTTTCTTGACCTCAATCTGAATATTCACAACCAAAGTATTCAGGGCCAGTGCAACATTACTTTGTTGCCTATCCGTAACGGCATTGACCGTTTGACATTGGATGCTGTGAACCTGAACATTGAATCTGTGCAGGTGGATGAAGTACCGCAGAAGTTTGATTACGACGGGCAAAAACTGTCAATTCAACTCGATTCTCCGACACTCATCGATCGGCGAATTGCGATCGCGATCGCCTACTCGCTAGAAAAACCTCAACGCGGTATTTACTTTATTCAACCAGACAAACACTATCCCCATAAACCCACCCAAGTCTGGACACAGGGAGAAGATGAAGACTCGCGCTTTTGGTTTCCCTGTTTTGATTACCCAGGACAATTGTCTACTTCTGAAATTCGCGTTCGTGTTCCCAAACCTTTTCTGGCGATCTCCAACGGCGAACTCATTGCCACAGAAGCAGACGGCGATAGCAAAATCTACCACTGGTCGCAGCAGCAAGTACATCCTACCTATTTGATGACGCTGGCGGTAGGTGACTTTGCCGAAATTCGAGATGAGTGGAACGGCAAACCCGTCACCTACTACGTGGAAAAAGGACGGGAAGCAGACGCCAAACGCAGTATGGGTAAAACTCCGCAAATGATGGAGTTTTTAAGCGAAAAGTATGGTTATCCTTATGCCTACCCCAAATACGCGCAAGTTTGTGTAGATGACTTTATCTTTGGTGGCATGGAAAACACCTCAGCCACGCTGTTAACCGATCGATGTTTGCTGGATGAGAAGGCTGCATTAGATAATCGCAACACGGAAAGTTTGGTTGTTCACGAACTAGCGCACCAGTGGTTCGGTGACTTAATCGTGATTAAGCACTGGTCTCATGCTTGGGTTAAGGAAGGAATGGCTTCCTACTCGGAAGTGATGTGGACAGAACACGAATACGGTACAGATGAGGCAGCCTACTATCGCTTGCTAGAAGCCCGCAGTTATCAAGCGGAAGATAGCAGTCGCTACCGCCGTCCGATGGTGACGCACGTTTACCGGGAAGCGATCGAACTTTATGACCGCCACATCTACGAAAAAGGGTCTTGTGTTTATCACATGATCCGGGCGGAATTGGGCGAAGAACTGTTTTGGAAAGCCATGAAAACATTTGTGCAGGACAACGCCCATAAAACCGTAGAAACAATAGATTTGTTGCGGGCAATCGAAAAGGCTACTGGGCGCAATCTCTTGTTTCTGTTCGATCAATACGTTTACCGTGGCGGCCATCCTGATTTTAAAGTGGCTTACTCTTGGGATGGAGACGCAAATTTGGCAAAGATAACAGTAACTCAAACTCAAGCCAAATCAGATCAAAATGGCAGTAATAGCAATTTGTTTGATCTGCGCATCCCGATTGGTTTTGGGTACAAACATGCAGAGAAGCAAAATGATGCATCTTCTGAGTTAAAAATTTTCAAGGTGCGGGTTCACGAACGCGAACAAAGCTTCTACTTCCCACTCGAAGAAAAACCTCAGTTTGTTAGCTTTGATGTTGGCAATAATTTCTTGAAAACAGTCGAGTTAGAATATCCAATACCAGAGTTAAAAGCGCAGTTAGAATGCGATCCCAACCCCACCTCCCGCATTTATGCAGCGGAAGCTTTGGCGAAAAAAGGAGGGTTAGAGGTACTTAAGGCGCTGGCGGCATCACTGCAAAATGATTCTTTTTGGGGTGTGCGCGTGGAAGTAGCCAAACAACTAGCAGAAATCAAGCTGGATCAAGCCTTTGATGCTTTGGTAGTGGGGTTAAAAGATTCCAATCCGCACGTGCGCCGCGCTGTGGCACAAGCACTGGCGAAAATCAAGACTTACTCTAGTTATAAAGCTGTGAAAGCACTGGTGGAAGATGGAGATGCCAGTTACTATGTGGAAGCAACAGCTGCTCACACTATTGGTGCGATCGCTGCTGCCAATCTGGAGGAAAAACCCAAAGAAGAAAAAGTTTTGAAACAGCTGAAAACTGTTTTGGAAGAAAAAGCAGGTTGGAATGAGGTGGTACGGAGTGGTGCGATCGCTGGTTTAGCAGAACTCAAAACCTCGGAAGCAGCTTTAAATCTAATTTTGGAATACACCAAACTGGGTGTACCGCAACCTTTGCGCTTGGCCGCAATTCGCGCTTTGGGCAAAGTTTCAGTTGGTCAAACTCCTACCAATGTAGAACGAATTTTAGAGCGTTTGAAAGAACTGGCGAAGGAAACTTTCTTTTTAACTCAACTAGCGGTACTGACAGCACTGGGAAATATGGAAACTGCCAAAGCGATCGCCATTTTGCAATCACTCGCTGACCAAACAGCAGATGGGCGCGTGCGTCGCTATGCTGAAGAAGAAATTGCTAAGGTGCAAAAGAATATTGGTACAGACAGTGCTGTTAAACAATTGCGTGAAGAACTCGACCAACTCAAGCAACAAAATCAAGAATTGAGAAGCCGCCTGGAAAACTTGGAAGCAAAATCTAAGTAG
- a CDS encoding glycosyltransferase family 4 protein: MRIAWIGKKSPFCGNVTYSREITNALLERGHQVSFLHFAQEETQLDNWPNCPEVPLPFIYKSQVYTIPTFKATKVLTQSLRRIKPNIVHASLTLSPLDFVLPEICEELNLPLIATFHTPFAGKGAKLVSGTQLLAYQLYAPFLGNYDRVIVFSQIQRELLARMGVRSEKIAVIPNGVDVTKYSPGISQVKAEFDADRLFVYQGRLAPEKNVEPLLRAWKQADMGSESKLLIVGNGPLKPSLEPFYNSEHGIHWLGFVADENRRIEILRGADVFILPSLVEGLSLSLLEAMACGIACLATDVGADGEVLEKGAGVILNPKTVRPQLRTLLPLFRDHPELTTLLGQKARKRVLERYTLSSNITQLELLYEEVIRQQRVQLSWGA; encoded by the coding sequence ATGCGTATAGCTTGGATCGGAAAAAAATCACCCTTTTGTGGCAACGTAACCTACAGTCGAGAAATTACAAATGCTTTATTAGAGCGGGGACACCAAGTTAGCTTCCTGCATTTTGCTCAAGAAGAAACCCAACTCGATAACTGGCCAAATTGTCCAGAAGTTCCCCTACCCTTCATTTACAAGTCCCAGGTTTACACTATTCCCACTTTCAAAGCGACTAAGGTCTTAACCCAGTCGCTGCGACGTATCAAACCCAATATAGTTCATGCTTCTCTCACTCTCTCTCCCTTGGACTTTGTTCTGCCAGAAATTTGTGAGGAGCTAAATTTGCCGTTAATTGCCACTTTCCATACACCATTTGCAGGTAAAGGGGCAAAGCTGGTATCGGGAACACAACTTTTGGCTTATCAACTCTACGCACCTTTTTTAGGTAATTACGATCGCGTGATTGTATTTTCCCAAATTCAACGCGAATTGTTGGCACGTATGGGTGTACGGTCAGAAAAGATTGCTGTAATTCCCAATGGTGTAGATGTTACTAAGTATTCTCCTGGTATTTCTCAAGTTAAAGCAGAATTTGATGCCGATCGCTTGTTTGTTTACCAAGGGCGGTTAGCTCCAGAAAAAAACGTCGAACCCCTCCTCCGCGCTTGGAAGCAGGCAGATATGGGTTCAGAAAGCAAGTTGCTGATAGTTGGCAATGGCCCTTTGAAACCTTCTTTGGAACCGTTTTATAATTCTGAACACGGCATTCATTGGTTAGGATTTGTGGCTGATGAAAACCGCCGCATCGAAATTTTACGTGGTGCAGATGTATTTATATTACCTTCGCTAGTAGAAGGTTTATCTTTGTCTTTATTAGAAGCAATGGCCTGTGGAATAGCTTGTTTAGCAACTGATGTGGGTGCTGATGGAGAAGTATTAGAAAAAGGAGCAGGTGTAATTTTGAATCCGAAGACAGTGCGGCCCCAACTTAGAACCCTCTTGCCATTGTTCCGCGATCATCCTGAGTTAACAACCCTGCTAGGGCAAAAAGCCAGAAAGCGGGTGTTAGAACGCTACACCCTTAGCAGTAATATTACTCAATTGGAACTGCTATATGAAGAAGTGATCCGACAGCAGCGTGTACAGCTAAGTTGGGGAGCGTAG
- a CDS encoding glycosyltransferase family 4 protein has protein sequence MRIAVIGAKGLPPKQGGIEHYCAEVYPRMVAQGHTVDLYARCSYTESSWLDHYDFQGVRITSLPGLELRGVDAFITSALGAIATTGNKYDIAHFHALGPSLFTGLARITSPAKVVVTCQGLDWQRAKWGSFSTQLIHLGEKAAVRFAHGIIVVSDALKSYFLQTYGRETIYIPNAPACYGESDPNFTYGTQLGLEPGRYILFLGRLVPEKRPDLLVEAFSTLKPKGWKLVIAGGVSDTRSFTAKLLEKIASNRDIVFAGELRGPRLWEIVRGAGLFVLPSDLEGLPLVMLEAMQEGIPVLGSDIPPHQQLISRGRGMLFEAGNLDSCVRSLDWAIHHPTAMAAMAQNAQKHVQLYYSWDRITSETLKLYTSLLNLPEPADIRQPSSTKLAGIVSKE, from the coding sequence ATGAGAATTGCTGTTATCGGTGCAAAAGGTCTACCTCCAAAACAGGGTGGTATTGAACATTACTGTGCAGAAGTCTATCCGCGCATGGTCGCGCAGGGTCACACCGTAGATTTATATGCTCGCTGTTCCTATACCGAAAGTTCTTGGCTTGACCATTATGATTTTCAAGGGGTAAGAATCACCTCATTACCTGGTTTGGAACTCAGAGGTGTGGACGCTTTTATTACCTCAGCACTAGGTGCGATCGCTACAACTGGTAATAAATACGATATTGCTCATTTCCACGCTCTTGGCCCATCTCTGTTTACTGGTTTAGCCAGAATTACTAGTCCTGCCAAGGTTGTCGTCACCTGTCAGGGGTTAGATTGGCAGCGTGCTAAGTGGGGCAGTTTTTCTACTCAGCTAATTCATCTGGGTGAAAAGGCAGCAGTACGTTTTGCCCACGGAATCATTGTGGTATCGGATGCGCTCAAGTCCTACTTTTTACAAACCTATGGTCGGGAAACAATCTACATTCCCAACGCTCCAGCCTGCTATGGTGAGTCAGATCCAAATTTTACCTACGGAACTCAGTTAGGTCTAGAGCCAGGACGCTATATCTTGTTTTTGGGTAGATTGGTTCCAGAAAAGCGTCCTGACTTACTCGTCGAAGCCTTCAGCACTTTGAAACCAAAGGGATGGAAACTAGTTATAGCTGGAGGTGTCAGCGATACAAGATCCTTCACAGCCAAGCTATTAGAAAAGATTGCCAGCAACCGCGACATCGTATTTGCAGGAGAGTTACGGGGCCCTCGTCTGTGGGAGATTGTTCGAGGTGCGGGGTTGTTTGTTCTGCCTTCTGATTTAGAGGGGCTTCCTTTGGTGATGTTAGAGGCAATGCAAGAAGGAATACCAGTACTGGGAAGTGATATTCCACCCCACCAGCAATTGATTAGTCGGGGAAGGGGAATGCTTTTTGAGGCTGGAAACCTCGACTCTTGTGTTCGTTCCCTAGATTGGGCAATTCATCACCCAACAGCAATGGCTGCTATGGCTCAGAATGCCCAAAAACACGTGCAACTTTATTACAGCTGGGATCGCATTACTTCTGAAACGTTGAAACTATATACAAGTCTTTTGAATTTACCTGAGCCAGCAGATATACGACAGCCTAGTTCTACCAAACTTGCTGGGATTGTTAGTAAAGAATAA
- a CDS encoding ribbon-helix-helix domain-containing protein: MSKKEQYRITITLSKDLYLQLDERAKKEERKLANLGLYLLKLGLEYEKQQSSQGEVES, encoded by the coding sequence ATGTCAAAAAAAGAGCAATACCGAATTACCATAACTCTTAGTAAAGATTTATATTTACAACTAGACGAGAGAGCTAAGAAAGAAGAAAGAAAACTTGCTAATTTGGGACTATACCTTTTAAAACTCGGACTTGAATACGAGAAGCAGCAAAGTTCTCAAGGAGAAGTTGAGAGCTAA